In Lates calcarifer isolate ASB-BC8 linkage group LG4, TLL_Latcal_v3, whole genome shotgun sequence, a genomic segment contains:
- the ranbp3b gene encoding ran-binding protein 3b isoform X6 → MADLANEDKPAIAPPVFVFQKDKAQKRSAEGSSAEDGEDSDKDETSYIPPVKRERTSSFPPPHSEEKPVGFRLKPPTLIHGQAPSSDSSCGTNGVKKSSDGAPVIQSLFLNITEHSATLAKSLKHENEEDGASGNKDGGGREKKETDVAISFVFGQNIKDRAKLEENSTESKDSVPLDSQSEGTNYFLQYISTPSSKNATNSTDSGAKFVFGQNMSERVLSPPKGESSNEENKEVSAAPASEPSSQETTPEKVNSVSESLEESAAAYTKATAKKCILEKVDVKTGEESESNVLQMQCKLYVFEKTAQSWIERGRGLLRLNDMASTDDGTLQSRLVMRTQGSLRLILNTKLWPQMQVDKASEKSVRITAMDTEDQGVKVFLISGSSKDIGQLAAALHHRILALKSRAEQEPEAPATTIPEADVPQSNEDDSDEEGNASAPASASTPATSNSEGGESQAAGST, encoded by the exons ATGGCGGACTTGGCAAACGAAG ACAAGCCTGCCATAGCgcctcctgtgtttgttttccaaaaaGATAAAGCACAGAAG cGATCTGCAGAGGGCTCAAGTGCAGAGGATGGAGAAG ATTCAGATAAAGACGAGACAAGCTATATCCCCCCAGTGAAAAGGGAAAGGACCTCATCGTTCCCACCCCCACATTCTG AGGAGAAGCCAGTGGGATTCCGTTTAAAGCCACCGACTCTCATACATGGACAGGCACCAAGTTCTG ATTCCAGTTGTGGAACCAACGGTGTAAAAAAGTCATCAGATGGGGCACCTGTGATCCAGTCCCTCTTCCTGAACATCACAGAGCACTCAGCCACCTTGGCCAAGTCACTG aaacatgaaaatgagGAAGATGGAGCAAGTGGTAACAAAGATGGAGGCggaagagagaagaaggagacagATGTAGCAATATCTTTTGTGTTTGGTCAGAATATCAAAGACAGAGCAAAG TTGGAGGAGAACAGTACAGAGTCAAAGGATAGTGTGCCACTGGACTCTCAATCAGAGGGCACTAATTATTTCTTACAGTACATCTCTACCCCAAG ttcaaaaaatgccacaaaCAGTACAGACAGTGGGGCAAAATTTGTTTTTGGGCAGAACATGTCTGAAAGAGTTCTG agtCCCCCCAAGGGTGAGTCCTCAAATGAAGAAAATAAGGAGGTTTCAGCTGCCCCTGCTTCAGAGCCCTCATCACAGGAAACCACCCCAGAGAAGG TGAACAGCGTGTCCGAGTCTTTGGAGGAGTCTGCCGCAGCGTACACCAAAGCCACAGCCAAGAAGTGCATCTTAGAGAAAGTTGACGTCAAAACTGGAGAGGAATCAGAAAGCAATGTTTTACAG ATGCAGTGCAAGTTATATGTTTTTGAGAAGACTGCTCAGTCGTGGATAGAGAGAGGTCGAGGTTTGCTGAGGCTCAACGACATGGCATCAACAGATGACGGCACGCTACAGTCCCGTCTAG TGATGAGGACCCAGGGCAGCCTCCGGTTGATCCTCAACACTAAACTTTGGCCACAGATGCAGGTGGACAAGGCCAGCGAGAAGAGTGTACGAATCACTGCCATGGACACAGAGGACCAGGGAGTCAAGGTCTTCCTAATATCG GGTAGCTCTAAGGACATAGGTCAGCTGGCTGCAGCGTTACATCACCGTATTTTGGCCCTGAAAAGCAGGGCGGAGCAGGAGCCGGAGGCCCCAGCAACAACCATACCTGAAGCTGATGTACCACAGTCCAACGAGGACGACAGCGACGAGGAGGGCAACGCCTCTGCTCCTGCTTCAGCCTCCACTCCTGCTACAa GTAAttcagagggaggagagagccAGGCAGCAGGAAGCACATAG
- the ranbp3b gene encoding ran-binding protein 3b isoform X4, with the protein MADLANEDKPAIAPPVFVFQKDKAQKRSAEGSSAEDGEDSDKDETSYIPPVKRERTSSFPPPHSEEKPVGFRLKPPTLIHGQAPSSGVPSQKPKEQQRSVLRPAVLQAPPSKSHIESNSSCGTNGVKKSSDGAPVIQSLFLNITEHSATLAKSLKHENEEDGASGNKDGGGREKKETDVAISFVFGQNIKDRAKLEENSTESKDSVPLDSQSEGTNYFLQYISTPSSKNATNSTDSGAKFVFGQNMSERVLSPPKGESSNEENKEVSAAPASEPSSQETTPEKVNSVSESLEESAAAYTKATAKKCILEKVDVKTGEESESNVLQMQCKLYVFEKTAQSWIERGRGLLRLNDMASTDDGTLQSRLVMRTQGSLRLILNTKLWPQMQVDKASEKSVRITAMDTEDQGVKVFLISGSSKDIGQLAAALHHRILALKSRAEQEPEAPATTIPEADVPQSNEDDSDEEGNASAPASASTPATSNSEGGESQAAGST; encoded by the exons ATGGCGGACTTGGCAAACGAAG ACAAGCCTGCCATAGCgcctcctgtgtttgttttccaaaaaGATAAAGCACAGAAG cGATCTGCAGAGGGCTCAAGTGCAGAGGATGGAGAAG ATTCAGATAAAGACGAGACAAGCTATATCCCCCCAGTGAAAAGGGAAAGGACCTCATCGTTCCCACCCCCACATTCTG AGGAGAAGCCAGTGGGATTCCGTTTAAAGCCACCGACTCTCATACATGGACAGGCACCAAGTTCTG GTGTCCCAAGTCAGAAACCCAAGGAGCAGCAACGCAGTGTCCTCCGCCCTGCAGTTCTCCAGGCGCCGCCCTCTAAATCACATATAGAGTCCA ATTCCAGTTGTGGAACCAACGGTGTAAAAAAGTCATCAGATGGGGCACCTGTGATCCAGTCCCTCTTCCTGAACATCACAGAGCACTCAGCCACCTTGGCCAAGTCACTG aaacatgaaaatgagGAAGATGGAGCAAGTGGTAACAAAGATGGAGGCggaagagagaagaaggagacagATGTAGCAATATCTTTTGTGTTTGGTCAGAATATCAAAGACAGAGCAAAG TTGGAGGAGAACAGTACAGAGTCAAAGGATAGTGTGCCACTGGACTCTCAATCAGAGGGCACTAATTATTTCTTACAGTACATCTCTACCCCAAG ttcaaaaaatgccacaaaCAGTACAGACAGTGGGGCAAAATTTGTTTTTGGGCAGAACATGTCTGAAAGAGTTCTG agtCCCCCCAAGGGTGAGTCCTCAAATGAAGAAAATAAGGAGGTTTCAGCTGCCCCTGCTTCAGAGCCCTCATCACAGGAAACCACCCCAGAGAAGG TGAACAGCGTGTCCGAGTCTTTGGAGGAGTCTGCCGCAGCGTACACCAAAGCCACAGCCAAGAAGTGCATCTTAGAGAAAGTTGACGTCAAAACTGGAGAGGAATCAGAAAGCAATGTTTTACAG ATGCAGTGCAAGTTATATGTTTTTGAGAAGACTGCTCAGTCGTGGATAGAGAGAGGTCGAGGTTTGCTGAGGCTCAACGACATGGCATCAACAGATGACGGCACGCTACAGTCCCGTCTAG TGATGAGGACCCAGGGCAGCCTCCGGTTGATCCTCAACACTAAACTTTGGCCACAGATGCAGGTGGACAAGGCCAGCGAGAAGAGTGTACGAATCACTGCCATGGACACAGAGGACCAGGGAGTCAAGGTCTTCCTAATATCG GGTAGCTCTAAGGACATAGGTCAGCTGGCTGCAGCGTTACATCACCGTATTTTGGCCCTGAAAAGCAGGGCGGAGCAGGAGCCGGAGGCCCCAGCAACAACCATACCTGAAGCTGATGTACCACAGTCCAACGAGGACGACAGCGACGAGGAGGGCAACGCCTCTGCTCCTGCTTCAGCCTCCACTCCTGCTACAa GTAAttcagagggaggagagagccAGGCAGCAGGAAGCACATAG
- the ranbp3b gene encoding ran-binding protein 3b isoform X5 has product MADLANEDKPAIAPPVFVFQKDKAQKRSAEGSSAEDGEDSDKDETSYIPPVKRERTSSFPPPHSVPKNNVFMPSSFCQSPTGNSDSEPEEKPVGFRLKPPTLIHGQAPSSDSSCGTNGVKKSSDGAPVIQSLFLNITEHSATLAKSLKHENEEDGASGNKDGGGREKKETDVAISFVFGQNIKDRAKLEENSTESKDSVPLDSQSEGTNYFLQYISTPSSKNATNSTDSGAKFVFGQNMSERVLSPPKGESSNEENKEVSAAPASEPSSQETTPEKVNSVSESLEESAAAYTKATAKKCILEKVDVKTGEESESNVLQMQCKLYVFEKTAQSWIERGRGLLRLNDMASTDDGTLQSRLVMRTQGSLRLILNTKLWPQMQVDKASEKSVRITAMDTEDQGVKVFLISGSSKDIGQLAAALHHRILALKSRAEQEPEAPATTIPEADVPQSNEDDSDEEGNASAPASASTPATSNSEGGESQAAGST; this is encoded by the exons ATGGCGGACTTGGCAAACGAAG ACAAGCCTGCCATAGCgcctcctgtgtttgttttccaaaaaGATAAAGCACAGAAG cGATCTGCAGAGGGCTCAAGTGCAGAGGATGGAGAAG ATTCAGATAAAGACGAGACAAGCTATATCCCCCCAGTGAAAAGGGAAAGGACCTCATCGTTCCCACCCCCACATTCTG TTCCCAAGAACAATGTATTCATGCCCTCAAGTTTCTGCCAGTCTCCGACTGGGAACTCTGACTCTGAGCCAG AGGAGAAGCCAGTGGGATTCCGTTTAAAGCCACCGACTCTCATACATGGACAGGCACCAAGTTCTG ATTCCAGTTGTGGAACCAACGGTGTAAAAAAGTCATCAGATGGGGCACCTGTGATCCAGTCCCTCTTCCTGAACATCACAGAGCACTCAGCCACCTTGGCCAAGTCACTG aaacatgaaaatgagGAAGATGGAGCAAGTGGTAACAAAGATGGAGGCggaagagagaagaaggagacagATGTAGCAATATCTTTTGTGTTTGGTCAGAATATCAAAGACAGAGCAAAG TTGGAGGAGAACAGTACAGAGTCAAAGGATAGTGTGCCACTGGACTCTCAATCAGAGGGCACTAATTATTTCTTACAGTACATCTCTACCCCAAG ttcaaaaaatgccacaaaCAGTACAGACAGTGGGGCAAAATTTGTTTTTGGGCAGAACATGTCTGAAAGAGTTCTG agtCCCCCCAAGGGTGAGTCCTCAAATGAAGAAAATAAGGAGGTTTCAGCTGCCCCTGCTTCAGAGCCCTCATCACAGGAAACCACCCCAGAGAAGG TGAACAGCGTGTCCGAGTCTTTGGAGGAGTCTGCCGCAGCGTACACCAAAGCCACAGCCAAGAAGTGCATCTTAGAGAAAGTTGACGTCAAAACTGGAGAGGAATCAGAAAGCAATGTTTTACAG ATGCAGTGCAAGTTATATGTTTTTGAGAAGACTGCTCAGTCGTGGATAGAGAGAGGTCGAGGTTTGCTGAGGCTCAACGACATGGCATCAACAGATGACGGCACGCTACAGTCCCGTCTAG TGATGAGGACCCAGGGCAGCCTCCGGTTGATCCTCAACACTAAACTTTGGCCACAGATGCAGGTGGACAAGGCCAGCGAGAAGAGTGTACGAATCACTGCCATGGACACAGAGGACCAGGGAGTCAAGGTCTTCCTAATATCG GGTAGCTCTAAGGACATAGGTCAGCTGGCTGCAGCGTTACATCACCGTATTTTGGCCCTGAAAAGCAGGGCGGAGCAGGAGCCGGAGGCCCCAGCAACAACCATACCTGAAGCTGATGTACCACAGTCCAACGAGGACGACAGCGACGAGGAGGGCAACGCCTCTGCTCCTGCTTCAGCCTCCACTCCTGCTACAa GTAAttcagagggaggagagagccAGGCAGCAGGAAGCACATAG
- the ranbp3b gene encoding ran-binding protein 3b isoform X2, with amino-acid sequence MADLANEDKPAIAPPVFVFQKDKAQKRSAEGSSAEDGEDSDKDETSYIPPVKRERTSSFPPPHSVPKNNVFMPSSFCQSPTGNSDSEPEEKPVGFRLKPPTLIHGQAPSSGVPSQKPKEQQRSVLRPAVLQAPPSKSHIESNSSCGTNGVKKSSDGAPVIQSLFLNITEHSATLAKSLKHENEEDGASGNKDGGGREKKETDVAISFVFGQNIKDRAKLEENSTESKDSVPLDSQSEGTNYFLQYISTPSSKNATNSTDSGAKFVFGQNMSERVLSPPKGESSNEENKEVSAAPASEPSSQETTPEKVNSVSESLEESAAAYTKATAKKCILEKVDVKTGEESESNVLQMQCKLYVFEKTAQSWIERGRGLLRLNDMASTDDGTLQSRLVMRTQGSLRLILNTKLWPQMQVDKASEKSVRITAMDTEDQGVKVFLISGSSKDIGQLAAALHHRILALKSRAEQEPEAPATTIPEADVPQSNEDDSDEEGNASAPASASTPATSNSEGGESQAAGST; translated from the exons ATGGCGGACTTGGCAAACGAAG ACAAGCCTGCCATAGCgcctcctgtgtttgttttccaaaaaGATAAAGCACAGAAG cGATCTGCAGAGGGCTCAAGTGCAGAGGATGGAGAAG ATTCAGATAAAGACGAGACAAGCTATATCCCCCCAGTGAAAAGGGAAAGGACCTCATCGTTCCCACCCCCACATTCTG TTCCCAAGAACAATGTATTCATGCCCTCAAGTTTCTGCCAGTCTCCGACTGGGAACTCTGACTCTGAGCCAG AGGAGAAGCCAGTGGGATTCCGTTTAAAGCCACCGACTCTCATACATGGACAGGCACCAAGTTCTG GTGTCCCAAGTCAGAAACCCAAGGAGCAGCAACGCAGTGTCCTCCGCCCTGCAGTTCTCCAGGCGCCGCCCTCTAAATCACATATAGAGTCCA ATTCCAGTTGTGGAACCAACGGTGTAAAAAAGTCATCAGATGGGGCACCTGTGATCCAGTCCCTCTTCCTGAACATCACAGAGCACTCAGCCACCTTGGCCAAGTCACTG aaacatgaaaatgagGAAGATGGAGCAAGTGGTAACAAAGATGGAGGCggaagagagaagaaggagacagATGTAGCAATATCTTTTGTGTTTGGTCAGAATATCAAAGACAGAGCAAAG TTGGAGGAGAACAGTACAGAGTCAAAGGATAGTGTGCCACTGGACTCTCAATCAGAGGGCACTAATTATTTCTTACAGTACATCTCTACCCCAAG ttcaaaaaatgccacaaaCAGTACAGACAGTGGGGCAAAATTTGTTTTTGGGCAGAACATGTCTGAAAGAGTTCTG agtCCCCCCAAGGGTGAGTCCTCAAATGAAGAAAATAAGGAGGTTTCAGCTGCCCCTGCTTCAGAGCCCTCATCACAGGAAACCACCCCAGAGAAGG TGAACAGCGTGTCCGAGTCTTTGGAGGAGTCTGCCGCAGCGTACACCAAAGCCACAGCCAAGAAGTGCATCTTAGAGAAAGTTGACGTCAAAACTGGAGAGGAATCAGAAAGCAATGTTTTACAG ATGCAGTGCAAGTTATATGTTTTTGAGAAGACTGCTCAGTCGTGGATAGAGAGAGGTCGAGGTTTGCTGAGGCTCAACGACATGGCATCAACAGATGACGGCACGCTACAGTCCCGTCTAG TGATGAGGACCCAGGGCAGCCTCCGGTTGATCCTCAACACTAAACTTTGGCCACAGATGCAGGTGGACAAGGCCAGCGAGAAGAGTGTACGAATCACTGCCATGGACACAGAGGACCAGGGAGTCAAGGTCTTCCTAATATCG GGTAGCTCTAAGGACATAGGTCAGCTGGCTGCAGCGTTACATCACCGTATTTTGGCCCTGAAAAGCAGGGCGGAGCAGGAGCCGGAGGCCCCAGCAACAACCATACCTGAAGCTGATGTACCACAGTCCAACGAGGACGACAGCGACGAGGAGGGCAACGCCTCTGCTCCTGCTTCAGCCTCCACTCCTGCTACAa GTAAttcagagggaggagagagccAGGCAGCAGGAAGCACATAG
- the ranbp3b gene encoding ran-binding protein 3b isoform X3: MADLANEDKAQKRSAEGSSAEDGEDSDKDETSYIPPVKRERTSSFPPPHSVPKNNVFMPSSFCQSPTGNSDSEPEEKPVGFRLKPPTLIHGQAPSSGVPSQKPKEQQRSVLRPAVLQAPPSKSHIESNSSCGTNGVKKSSDGAPVIQSLFLNITEHSATLAKSLKHENEEDGASGNKDGGGREKKETDVAISFVFGQNIKDRAKLEENSTESKDSVPLDSQSEGTNYFLQYISTPSSKNATNSTDSGAKFVFGQNMSERVLSPPKGESSNEENKEVSAAPASEPSSQETTPEKVNSVSESLEESAAAYTKATAKKCILEKVDVKTGEESESNVLQMQCKLYVFEKTAQSWIERGRGLLRLNDMASTDDGTLQSRLVMRTQGSLRLILNTKLWPQMQVDKASEKSVRITAMDTEDQGVKVFLISGSSKDIGQLAAALHHRILALKSRAEQEPEAPATTIPEADVPQSNEDDSDEEGNASAPASASTPATSNSEGGESQAAGST, encoded by the exons ATGGCGGACTTGGCAAACGAAG ATAAAGCACAGAAG cGATCTGCAGAGGGCTCAAGTGCAGAGGATGGAGAAG ATTCAGATAAAGACGAGACAAGCTATATCCCCCCAGTGAAAAGGGAAAGGACCTCATCGTTCCCACCCCCACATTCTG TTCCCAAGAACAATGTATTCATGCCCTCAAGTTTCTGCCAGTCTCCGACTGGGAACTCTGACTCTGAGCCAG AGGAGAAGCCAGTGGGATTCCGTTTAAAGCCACCGACTCTCATACATGGACAGGCACCAAGTTCTG GTGTCCCAAGTCAGAAACCCAAGGAGCAGCAACGCAGTGTCCTCCGCCCTGCAGTTCTCCAGGCGCCGCCCTCTAAATCACATATAGAGTCCA ATTCCAGTTGTGGAACCAACGGTGTAAAAAAGTCATCAGATGGGGCACCTGTGATCCAGTCCCTCTTCCTGAACATCACAGAGCACTCAGCCACCTTGGCCAAGTCACTG aaacatgaaaatgagGAAGATGGAGCAAGTGGTAACAAAGATGGAGGCggaagagagaagaaggagacagATGTAGCAATATCTTTTGTGTTTGGTCAGAATATCAAAGACAGAGCAAAG TTGGAGGAGAACAGTACAGAGTCAAAGGATAGTGTGCCACTGGACTCTCAATCAGAGGGCACTAATTATTTCTTACAGTACATCTCTACCCCAAG ttcaaaaaatgccacaaaCAGTACAGACAGTGGGGCAAAATTTGTTTTTGGGCAGAACATGTCTGAAAGAGTTCTG agtCCCCCCAAGGGTGAGTCCTCAAATGAAGAAAATAAGGAGGTTTCAGCTGCCCCTGCTTCAGAGCCCTCATCACAGGAAACCACCCCAGAGAAGG TGAACAGCGTGTCCGAGTCTTTGGAGGAGTCTGCCGCAGCGTACACCAAAGCCACAGCCAAGAAGTGCATCTTAGAGAAAGTTGACGTCAAAACTGGAGAGGAATCAGAAAGCAATGTTTTACAG ATGCAGTGCAAGTTATATGTTTTTGAGAAGACTGCTCAGTCGTGGATAGAGAGAGGTCGAGGTTTGCTGAGGCTCAACGACATGGCATCAACAGATGACGGCACGCTACAGTCCCGTCTAG TGATGAGGACCCAGGGCAGCCTCCGGTTGATCCTCAACACTAAACTTTGGCCACAGATGCAGGTGGACAAGGCCAGCGAGAAGAGTGTACGAATCACTGCCATGGACACAGAGGACCAGGGAGTCAAGGTCTTCCTAATATCG GGTAGCTCTAAGGACATAGGTCAGCTGGCTGCAGCGTTACATCACCGTATTTTGGCCCTGAAAAGCAGGGCGGAGCAGGAGCCGGAGGCCCCAGCAACAACCATACCTGAAGCTGATGTACCACAGTCCAACGAGGACGACAGCGACGAGGAGGGCAACGCCTCTGCTCCTGCTTCAGCCTCCACTCCTGCTACAa GTAAttcagagggaggagagagccAGGCAGCAGGAAGCACATAG
- the ranbp3b gene encoding ran-binding protein 3b isoform X1, with translation MTSLRLLLTDKPAIAPPVFVFQKDKAQKRSAEGSSAEDGEDSDKDETSYIPPVKRERTSSFPPPHSVPKNNVFMPSSFCQSPTGNSDSEPEEKPVGFRLKPPTLIHGQAPSSGVPSQKPKEQQRSVLRPAVLQAPPSKSHIESNSSCGTNGVKKSSDGAPVIQSLFLNITEHSATLAKSLKHENEEDGASGNKDGGGREKKETDVAISFVFGQNIKDRAKLEENSTESKDSVPLDSQSEGTNYFLQYISTPSSKNATNSTDSGAKFVFGQNMSERVLSPPKGESSNEENKEVSAAPASEPSSQETTPEKVNSVSESLEESAAAYTKATAKKCILEKVDVKTGEESESNVLQMQCKLYVFEKTAQSWIERGRGLLRLNDMASTDDGTLQSRLVMRTQGSLRLILNTKLWPQMQVDKASEKSVRITAMDTEDQGVKVFLISGSSKDIGQLAAALHHRILALKSRAEQEPEAPATTIPEADVPQSNEDDSDEEGNASAPASASTPATSNSEGGESQAAGST, from the exons ATGACTAGCCTACGTCTTCTCTTAACAGACAAGCCTGCCATAGCgcctcctgtgtttgttttccaaaaaGATAAAGCACAGAAG cGATCTGCAGAGGGCTCAAGTGCAGAGGATGGAGAAG ATTCAGATAAAGACGAGACAAGCTATATCCCCCCAGTGAAAAGGGAAAGGACCTCATCGTTCCCACCCCCACATTCTG TTCCCAAGAACAATGTATTCATGCCCTCAAGTTTCTGCCAGTCTCCGACTGGGAACTCTGACTCTGAGCCAG AGGAGAAGCCAGTGGGATTCCGTTTAAAGCCACCGACTCTCATACATGGACAGGCACCAAGTTCTG GTGTCCCAAGTCAGAAACCCAAGGAGCAGCAACGCAGTGTCCTCCGCCCTGCAGTTCTCCAGGCGCCGCCCTCTAAATCACATATAGAGTCCA ATTCCAGTTGTGGAACCAACGGTGTAAAAAAGTCATCAGATGGGGCACCTGTGATCCAGTCCCTCTTCCTGAACATCACAGAGCACTCAGCCACCTTGGCCAAGTCACTG aaacatgaaaatgagGAAGATGGAGCAAGTGGTAACAAAGATGGAGGCggaagagagaagaaggagacagATGTAGCAATATCTTTTGTGTTTGGTCAGAATATCAAAGACAGAGCAAAG TTGGAGGAGAACAGTACAGAGTCAAAGGATAGTGTGCCACTGGACTCTCAATCAGAGGGCACTAATTATTTCTTACAGTACATCTCTACCCCAAG ttcaaaaaatgccacaaaCAGTACAGACAGTGGGGCAAAATTTGTTTTTGGGCAGAACATGTCTGAAAGAGTTCTG agtCCCCCCAAGGGTGAGTCCTCAAATGAAGAAAATAAGGAGGTTTCAGCTGCCCCTGCTTCAGAGCCCTCATCACAGGAAACCACCCCAGAGAAGG TGAACAGCGTGTCCGAGTCTTTGGAGGAGTCTGCCGCAGCGTACACCAAAGCCACAGCCAAGAAGTGCATCTTAGAGAAAGTTGACGTCAAAACTGGAGAGGAATCAGAAAGCAATGTTTTACAG ATGCAGTGCAAGTTATATGTTTTTGAGAAGACTGCTCAGTCGTGGATAGAGAGAGGTCGAGGTTTGCTGAGGCTCAACGACATGGCATCAACAGATGACGGCACGCTACAGTCCCGTCTAG TGATGAGGACCCAGGGCAGCCTCCGGTTGATCCTCAACACTAAACTTTGGCCACAGATGCAGGTGGACAAGGCCAGCGAGAAGAGTGTACGAATCACTGCCATGGACACAGAGGACCAGGGAGTCAAGGTCTTCCTAATATCG GGTAGCTCTAAGGACATAGGTCAGCTGGCTGCAGCGTTACATCACCGTATTTTGGCCCTGAAAAGCAGGGCGGAGCAGGAGCCGGAGGCCCCAGCAACAACCATACCTGAAGCTGATGTACCACAGTCCAACGAGGACGACAGCGACGAGGAGGGCAACGCCTCTGCTCCTGCTTCAGCCTCCACTCCTGCTACAa GTAAttcagagggaggagagagccAGGCAGCAGGAAGCACATAG